A region of Ictidomys tridecemlineatus isolate mIctTri1 chromosome 4, mIctTri1.hap1, whole genome shotgun sequence DNA encodes the following proteins:
- the LOC101960632 gene encoding olfactory receptor 8B4, whose product MCQKRMTLRNSSLVTEFILLGLSEQSELQLPLFLLFLGIYVFTVVGNLGLITLIGLSSSLHTPMYFFLFNLSFIDLCYSCVFTPKMLNDFVSENIISYMGCMTQLFFFCFFVNAECCVLVSMAYDRYVAICNPLLYTVIMSPQVCFLLMIGSYVIGFAGAMAHTGSMLRLTFCDSNVIHHYLCEVLPLLQLSCSSTHINELVFFTVVGVVITVSSVSIFISYALILSNILRIPSAAGRSKAFSTCGSHIIAVALFFGSGAFTYLTTSFSGLMEEGKFASVFYTNVVPMLNPLIYSLRNKDVKLALDKTLKRVLC is encoded by the coding sequence ATGTGCCAGAAGAGAATGACTCTGAGAAACAGCTCCTTAGTGACTGAGTTTATCCTTCTGGGATTATCAGAACAATCAGAGCTCcagctccctctcttcctcctgttctTGGGGATCTATGTATTCACTGTGGTGGGCAACTTGGGCTTGATCACATTAATTGGGCTGAGTTCTAGTCTTCATAccccaatgtactttttcctcttcAACTTGTCCTTTATAGATCTCTGTTATTCCTGTGTGTTTACCCCCAAAATGCTGAATGACTTTGTGTCAGAAAATATTATCTCCTACATGGGGTGCATGACTCaactgtttttcttctgtttctttgtcaATGCCGAGTGCTGTGTCTTGGTATCGATGGCCTATGATCGCTACGTGGCCATCTGCAACCCTCTGCTGTACACTGTCATCATGTCCCCTCAGGTCTGCTTTTTGCTCATGATTGGCTCCTATGTGATAGGGTTTGCTGGGGCCATGGCCCACACTGGAAGCATGCTGAGACTGACCTTTTGTGATTCCAATGTCATCCACCATTACCTCTGTGAGGTTCTCCCGCTCCTGCAGCTCTCCTGCAGCAGCACCCACATCAATGAGCTTGTGTTCTTCACTGTTGTTGGAGTAGTCATCACAGTGTCCAGTGTCAGCATCTTCATCTCTTATGCTTTGATTCTTTCCAACATTCTTCGCATTCCTTCTGCTGCGGGACGATCCAAAGCCTTCAGCACATGTGGCTCTCACATAATTGCTGTAGCTCTGTTTTTTGGGTCGGGGGCGTTTACTTACTTAACAACCTCTTTTTCTGGATTGATGGAGGAAGGCAAGTTTGCTTCAGTCTTCTACACCAACGTGGTTCCCATGCTTAACCCTCTGATCTACAGTTTGAGGAATAAAGATGTTAAACTAGCCCTAGATAAAACCCTGAAGAGAGTACTCTGCTAA